A window from Actinomycetospora corticicola encodes these proteins:
- a CDS encoding agmatinase family protein: MSEQGHSHSDAFAQSEGRWAQEAEAAISLFRHDEEIERGLAFGLSGSPTLVDRTIPTFSRGELPHFAGERGTFLNAPYLEDVNQVDDAEVAIFGAPVDAGTTYRPGTRFGPQGIRRSTNLFGTYCYELGVDLREQLNMVDIGDVFTIPGNLEKSFDQISQAISHVYSRGVFPVVLGGDHSIGYPTIRGIAPHVDGNIGIIHFDRHVDTQETDLDERMHTTPWFHATNIANAPATNLVQIGIGGWQSPRAGVKVGRERGTSIMTIGDVERVGVEKIAETALELAWKGAKAVYLSFDIDVLDAGFVPGTGWPEPGGLLPREALNLIRLISAAGLSGLEIVECSPPYDWAEQTALMSSRIVLDSLGVLVREGHLGKKPAARDRHAWGPQA, from the coding sequence ATGTCCGAGCAGGGCCACTCCCACAGCGATGCCTTCGCGCAGTCCGAAGGCCGGTGGGCCCAGGAGGCGGAAGCGGCGATCTCGCTGTTCCGCCACGACGAGGAGATCGAGCGCGGGTTGGCCTTCGGCCTCTCCGGCTCGCCGACCCTCGTCGACCGCACGATCCCGACGTTCTCCCGCGGCGAGCTGCCGCACTTCGCGGGTGAGCGGGGCACCTTCCTCAACGCGCCGTACCTGGAGGACGTCAACCAGGTCGACGACGCCGAGGTCGCGATCTTCGGGGCGCCGGTGGACGCCGGCACCACCTACCGGCCGGGCACGCGCTTCGGGCCGCAGGGCATCCGTCGGTCGACCAACCTGTTCGGCACCTACTGCTACGAGCTGGGTGTCGACCTGCGCGAGCAGCTGAACATGGTCGACATCGGGGACGTCTTCACCATCCCGGGCAACCTGGAGAAGTCGTTCGACCAGATCAGCCAGGCGATCTCCCACGTGTACTCGCGCGGGGTGTTCCCGGTGGTCCTGGGCGGCGACCACTCCATCGGCTACCCGACGATCCGCGGGATCGCGCCGCACGTCGACGGCAACATCGGCATCATCCACTTCGACCGCCACGTCGACACGCAGGAGACCGACCTCGACGAGCGGATGCACACCACGCCCTGGTTCCACGCGACCAACATCGCCAACGCGCCGGCCACCAACCTGGTGCAGATCGGCATCGGCGGGTGGCAGTCGCCCCGGGCCGGGGTGAAGGTCGGCCGGGAGCGCGGCACGTCGATCATGACGATCGGCGACGTCGAGCGGGTGGGCGTGGAGAAGATCGCGGAGACCGCCCTCGAGCTCGCGTGGAAGGGCGCGAAGGCGGTCTACCTGTCGTTCGACATCGACGTCCTGGACGCCGGGTTCGTGCCCGGCACGGGGTGGCCCGAGCCCGGGGGCCTGCTGCCGCGCGAGGCCCTCAACCTCATCCGCCTGATCTCCGCCGCCGGGCTGTCCGGGCTGGAGATCGTGGAGTGCTCGCCGCCCTACGACTGGGCCGAGCAGACCGCGCTGATGAGCTCGCGGATCGTGCTGGACTCCCTGGGCGTGCTGGTGCGGGAGGGGCACCTCGGGAAGAAGCCCGCCGCCCGCGACCGGCACGCCTGGGGCCCGCAGGCGTAG
- a CDS encoding metalloregulator ArsR/SmtB family transcription factor: protein MEQNETLAFDALSDRVRRRILAALGEEGELSVGEIAARIDAVGRTTVSSHLRVLRTSGLVRERRDGRNRFYSLDTDGAVRDAFVFLQSILRQGITDAVPAAEDPRGAQETG, encoded by the coding sequence GTGGAGCAGAACGAGACGCTCGCCTTCGACGCGCTGTCCGACCGTGTGCGGCGGCGCATCCTCGCCGCGCTGGGCGAGGAGGGCGAGCTGAGCGTCGGTGAGATCGCGGCGCGGATCGACGCCGTCGGCCGCACCACGGTGTCGAGCCACCTGCGCGTGCTGCGGACCTCGGGGCTCGTGCGTGAGCGCCGCGACGGGCGCAACCGCTTCTACTCCCTCGACACCGACGGCGCCGTCCGCGATGCTTTCGTGTTCCTGCAGTCCATCCTCCGCCAGGGCATCACCGACGCCGTCCCCGCCGCCGAGGACCCCCGGGGGGCGCAGGAGACCGGCTGA